One segment of Echeneis naucrates chromosome 15, fEcheNa1.1, whole genome shotgun sequence DNA contains the following:
- the LOC115054997 gene encoding tissue-type plasminogen activator-like yields MNHFIILAILAAFGADMAFSKRRSLKHRDADEEMCMSGDGSSYRGHVSTSAYGHRCLRWSKIKALQEVGRHNYCRNPDQSLMPWCVVRRGRKIVREFCSIPKCTTPTTKPMPAVDNERTCGERSERRMNKVVGGSFTAIESHPWVAAIYYQGRFLCGGSLISPCWVLTAAHCFADIEQFDVQSVSVYLGKTAINETDADREQHFNAEKIITHEKYHSSGFDNDIALLMLRSQNGGCAVKSASTRTVCLPPSDTQLPAGFQCSVAGFGKESFGAWHFSKYLKQANVKLLSKTDCTKELSYQNLVTENMICAGSPDWTSDACEGDSGGPLVCEVSGRMFLFGVVSWGDKCAMMNKPGVYTRVTNYNKWIAEQTGLKKYTTGQMYPTK; encoded by the exons ATGAATCACTTCATCATCCTTGCCATCCTTGCAGCATTCGGTGCAGACATG GCTTTTTCAAAAAGAAGGTCACTTAAACACCGTGATGCTGATGAAG AGATGTGTATGTCTGGAGATGGGAGCAGTTACAGAGGACATGTTTCCACATCTGCATACGGCCACCGCTGTCTCAGGTGGAGCAAAATTAAAGCACTGCAGGAAGTTGGCCGTCATAATTACTGCAG GAATCCTGACCAGAGCTTAATGCCGTGGTGCGTTGTTCGAAGAGGCAGGAAGATTGTGAGAGAATTCTGCAGTATTCCTAAAT GCaccacaccaacaacaaaacctATGCCAGCTGTTGATAATG AGCGTACGTGTGGCGAGAGGTCCGAGCGGAGGATGAACAAAGTTGTGGGTGGATCTTTCACAGCCATAGAGTCGCACCCATGGGTGGCTGCTATCTATTACCAAGGCCGTTTCCTTTGTGGTGGCTCTCTCATTTCACCTTGTTGGGTTCTCACAGCTGCACACTGCTTCGCTGACAT TGAGCAGTTTGATGTCCAGAGTGTTTCTGTTTACTTGGGGAAGACTGCCATCAATGAGACAGATGCTGACAGGGAGCAGCACTTCAATGCAGAAAAAATTATCACCCACGAAAAATATCACTCATCCGGCTTTGACAATGACATAG CACTGTTGATGCTTAGAAGCCAAAATggaggctgtgctgtgaagtCAGCGTCTACTCGCACAGTGTGTCTTCCGCCATCTGACACTCAGCTTCCTGCAGGATTTCAATGCAGTGTTGCCGGATTTGGGAAGGAGAGCTTTG GGGCATGGCATTTCTCAAAGTATTTGAAACAAGCCAATGTGAAGCTGCTCTCCAAGACTGACTGTACAAAAGAGTTGAGCTATCAAAATCTCGTCACCGAAAATATGATATGTGCAGGGAGCCCTGACTGGACCAGTGATGCCTGTGAG GGTGACTCTGGGGGCCCACTGGTGTGTGAAGTGTCAGGCCGGATGTTCCTGTTTGGTGTGGTGAGCTGGGGTGACAAGTGCGCCATGATGAATAAACCAGGCGTTTACACACGTGTCACCAACTACAACAAATGGATTGCAGAACAGACAGGGCTCAAAAAATATACAACAGGACAAATGTATCCCACAAAATGA